The genomic DNA CGATATAATCCGTAATTTATGCTTGAGCATTTTAACGTTTGATAAAGACAACGATTTAGTAGTACATTTTCCTTAAAATGAGGTGTTCATAGATGACAGTATACAATATTAATTTTGGCATCGGATGGGCGAGCAGTGGTGTGGAATATGCCCAGGCCTACCGTGCGAAATTATTACGAGAGGTAAATCAGCCTGCTAAATTTATCTTTTTAGATTTTATTTCAGCTGAAAATATCCAGACTTTAACTGAGAATATTGGGTTCAAAGATAATGAAGTAATTTGGTTGTATCAATATTTTAGCGATATTCCGATTGCGCCCACAACTTATACGATTGATGATTTGATTAACGATTTAGGTAACCCAGTCACAACGCGAAATCAAACAGGGAAGGTAGTTCGTTTACATATAGGGAATGCACGTTCATATGTCAGTTGTTATTTGAAAGATGGAGACCGAGATATTGTTGACCGTGCTGAATTTGTAGTGAATGATATGTTGATTCGTAAAGATTACTACAGTTATGTACGTACATTTTCAGAGTACTACGCACCAAGTGAGAACCGTGCGAAATTGTATATGCGTCAATTTTACAATGAAGATGGTTCAATCGTTTATAAAGAATATATTGATGGCGATTCAAGTGTTTATGTCTTTGATGACGCTCGTCTATACAGTAAACAAGAATTTGTGGCTTACTTCCTGAAGAAATTACATTTAACTGCACAAGATATTGTCATTATTGATCGTTCGACTAAGTTTGGGCAAACCATTTTGGAAAATAAGGGACAAAGTAAAGTTGGTAGTGTGGTTCATGCAGAACATTTCAGTGAAAATGCGACGAATGAGCAGTATATTCTATGGAATAATTACTATGAATATATCTTTTCACAAGCACCATATATTGATTTCTATATCACAGCAACAGATTTACAAAATCAAGTCCTATCTGAACAGTTTCAAACATATACGAAACATCAACCACGGGTCCGTACGATACCTGTGGGAAGCTTACATCAATTGAGTTATCCAAGTTCAGAAAGAAAGCCGTATTCTATGCTTACAGCTTCAAGATTAGCCAGTGAGAAACATGTAGATTGGATTGTAAAAGCGGTCATTAAAGCTAAAAAAGAAGTTCCACAATTAACATTCGACATATACGGCCATGGTAACGAAAGAGCAAAAATTGAGCAGATTATCACTGAACATCATGCGCAAGATTATATTCAACTGAAAGGGCATGTGAAACTAGATGATATCTACGCCAACTATGATTTGTTTATGTCTGCATCTACAAGCGAAGGTTTCGGTTTGACATTAATGGAAGCGATCGGTTCGGGCCTAGGGATGATCGGTTTCGATGTTAACTATGGTAATCCAACATTTATTAACCATGGTGACAATGGATACCTTATACCCATCGATAAAGACAACCAAGATGTTGAGGTTATAACAGATCATATGGCTGATAAAATTGTACAATACTTTAATAATGGCCCTAAATTCCCACATGAGGCGTCTTATAAAATTGCAGAACCGTTTAAAACAGAGCATATTACGCAAAAATGGCAAAATCTAATTGATGAGGTGCTATATGATTAATTTATTTGAAAAATATGACGAAGCATCACAAAAACTTCAACGTTCACTTCAACTTGCAGGCAATCAGCATAAAACAATTGTCATGGATGACGATGGCTTTTTACCTGACGATTTTATTTCGCCTTATCAATTTTTTGCGAATTATCAACGTACTGCGCATGATAAACCAGCATTCTTCAATGACGTTCAAATACCGCCATTATGGGAAATTGAAGGCAACCATAATCAAGCAGAAATTATGGATAATGGTAAAATTAGAGGTCGTATTTTCTATCGAGAACATTTTAAAAGTAGAATTGTCAGTTTTGTGGAATGGTTTGATACGACAGGCCATCTTCGTTCTGTTGATCATTATAATAAAGATGGCTTCAAGTTTGCGGAAACCATATATGATTTAAATAATAAGGCGATTTTGAAGACATATGTGGACCGCCAAGGTAAAGAAGTGTTATATGAGAACTTTGTCACAAAAGACCTTGTATTAGATTGGCAAGGTGCATCGTATTTCTTTGCTTCTAAACACGACTTCATTGGGTTCTTTTTAGAACAGTTAGACGTTGATGCATCGAATGTTATCATTAATTCATTAGCGACACCGTTCTTTGTCATTTATGATTCATCTAGTGTGAGAAATGTAGTGCTATTCTGGCAAGAACGAAGTAATGGAAATGTCCCGGGAAATATGAAGTTATTGTTAGATAATGAAGCGCTTAATGCAAAAGTGATGATCCCAGATAGTTCAGAATTTGAAGCTATTTCATCAAATATTGGACCTCAATATCGTTCACGCATTTGTCAATCTGGTTATCTTTATGATTATCAAAAGGATAATAAATTTACAAAACGCATACTTAATTTAACAAATTCTGATGATATTCCACATTTAGAAACGATGATACAACAGTGTAATGACTATGAATTTCATATTGGTGCTATTACGGAAATGTCAGCTAAATTAACTGATTTAGGTAAATATGAGAATGTGAAACTTTATCCTACCATCACACAAGACAAAACAGATAAGTTATTTGAACTATGTGATATTTATTTAGATATCAATAATGGTGGCGAAATTGTCAATGCAGTTGAACGAGCAATGCTTAATAATCAATTAATTTTAGGTTATAACGAAACTGCACATCGTCGTTCTTTTATCGCTGAAAAGAATATGACGCAGCAAAATGAACCACAGCAATTAATAGATATACTGAGCGAAATCGCACGCGATAATGAAGCATTTAAACAACGTGTCGAGGCACAACAAGATAAGAACAATAGCATTGATCAACATACCTTTAAGAAAGCAATTAGTAATGCGATGGAATAATTCTAAAAGATGATTTTAAAATAGTTCTTAGATAGATAAACACTCACATAAGTTGCTTCGCGTTCCTAGGGTGCCGTCTCTAAAGCAGCTCTTAGATGGATAATATTCTTTTGTTGCGACGCTTTCCTGTGGGAAAGGCTCGTGCCTGTAGTCACTCGACACTTTCTTTTCCACTAGGAGTCGCGCAACGCCATTTATTATCCATCTTTAGAGCTACTTACCTAAGTGCTATTGCACTTAGGTTCATTAAAATTACTGCTCCCCTAGGAGTCTCCGCAACTCTGTTTCGTTATCTATCTTAGAACTATTTACGTAAGTGTGTGCACTTACGTTCGTCAATAATTCTAACTCCCTCAGGCGTCGCTCAACTACGTTCCATTACCCATTTTAGAACTACTTACTTAAGTACTTTAATACTTGAGTTGATATAAACATGAATGAAATTAAATAAGCCAGTAAATGGATTTATAAAAAATTCATTTGCTGGCTTATTTTTTAAAGAATGTGGACTAAGTTAAACGAATCAGTCATTAATATATAATATTACTTTGATGTTTTTTTAATACTTATTAAAGTCCCATTTGAATCAGATTCAATATTTAAACTTAAAGAGAATCTGTCACATATATTTTTAATGATAGTTAATCCTTTTGATTGTGTGGATTTATTATTAAAGCCAATGCCATTATCTTGAATTGTAATACACTCTTCATTAAGTGAGATAGTAATACGTGATGATTTCGAATGTTTATACACATTTGAAATTATGTTATCAAATAAGCGTTCATACCATAGTTGGTCACCAATCCAATAAATATTATCATGTTCAACATTTAAGACAGAGATAATATGTTTTGAATGTAAAAGATAATGCCACTTATCAAGTGTTTTATTGATACATTCTTGTATATTTACTTGATGATTAAAAGTATAAAATTTAGAAATATCATCTTTTTTAGGTAATGCCTTAATTAAATTGGAAATATAGTTTATCTTTTCGTAAGATAATTCAATATCTTTATCGTTAATTTGATATTGTATTCCAAGTTGGTATAGTTCTAAATTCAATGCCGTTAAAGGGGTATTAATATCATGAGATAGTTGATTAATGTAGTTTTGTTCATTATTTTTATTTTCAATAATTTCTATTTCTCTATATCTTAATCTATCTATTAAAACGTTAATAGATTGACCTACCATATCGATTTCATCATTTTTATTTGAAGGTATGTCTAACTTATTGGGTAGATTGTCGCTATTCGCGATTTCTAGTAATTTATTATTTAGTAAGCGAAGACGTTCAACAATTTTATATACATATCGTGAAGCTATAATAACTAATGTAAATAAAGTTAGGAAGAAAATAATATAAAAAATAATTGTAAGACCACTTGATTTGAAGTTTATATCAAGTGGGTGGTTGAAACATTTTTCAATGAATAAGATACTTAAAAGTATTAAGCTATTGATAGATAAAAAAACGAGTGGAATAGATAATAAACCCAGCCCCATAAACATATAATATTTTTTTAATAACCCCATAACTTAACCTCCATTTAATCTATAACCAATGCCATAAATTGTTTCTATAATTGTTCCAGAATCTAATAATTTAGTTCTTAATTTTTTAATATAAGCATTCAATGTATTTTCAGAAGCAGATTCAAAATTCCAAACATAATCAATTATTTGCGCTTTAGTTAAAATTAAATCTTTATTTTCATACATATAGAAAAATAATCTACGTTCTGTTTTCGTCAATGATAGTAATTCACCATCTTTAGTTTTAATGTTCCTATCTTTTGCATTAATTATAAAATCATGAAATTGAATGTCTTTATCTGAATAATAAATAATTAATAGATTATTTATTCTAGAAATAAGTTCTCTAGGATTAAATGGTTTTGTTAAATAATCATTTCCATTTTCCAGTCCTTTAACTTTAGAATCGATATCAACTCTAGCTGATAAATAAATAATAGGAACAGAGGAAATTCTTCTTATTTCGTCTGTAATAGATAAACCATCATTATTAGGTAACATGATATCCATAATAATGAGATGAATATTATCCAACACGTTAAACACATTATCGCCAGTATAATCTAGTGACACTTGTGCACCATTTAGTTCTAATATTTGTTTAAGATTTTTAGCGATTGTGTCATCGTCTTCTACTAATAAAATATGATAACCGTTCATATAATCCACCTTTATGTTTAATTGATTAATATAAATGTTGGGATATAGAATACCACGTATAATAAAAAGAATAGTATAGATAATTTAAAACTAGGAGAATAATCTTTGTCTCTTAACCACGAAAGTATTTGATAAATTCCTGTAAGAAATGCTACTGCTAAACTCCCCATTGAGATGAGTAATAATATTGAAGCTATGATATTAGTCATTTGTCTGCACTCCTTTATCTGATTTTGTAATATAAGTTTATAAACCAATTCTGAAAAAGTTATGAATAAAAAGTAATTTCTTATTAAATTGAGAGAAAAAAGTGTAGGTTAAACAAATACCAGTACGATAATTCTTATTTGTAAAGTAATTAAAAAATTTAAATTAAATATAAAAAATATATTGCTTTTCTAGTTTTTAAATATAAAATAATATATGTAAATAGTATCTTTTCAATTTACAAAAAAAAGATGAGGAGGCTAATATGAAAAGATTATTTTTTATAAGTATTATATTTTTAGTTTTTTTAGGAGGATGCTCCTTTAGTGGCAACAAAGATAAGGCAGAGGGTGAAGAATCAAATAGCAAGGCTAAAGCTACAGATAAAATGAAGAAATTTAAAATAGGTCAAGTCGTGGATGCTGACGGTGTAGATATTAAAGTGGTTAAAGCAGAATTTATTAATAACTATGATGAGTATAGTGCACCTACAAATGGCAAAGCCTTGAGAGTATACATAAAGTTTAGAAATAATAACGATGATCAAGTCTTAATGGATAATACAGATTTTAGTATGAAAGTGAATAATGAAAACTATGAAGAGTGGTATGGTAGCGAAGACATGCATGAAGGATTTAGCCATCAGTTGAATCATAATAATACAGCATCAGGCTACATTACCTATGACGTGCCAGATAGTGATCAATATACGTTAGAGTTAGATACGGTACCTAATTTTAATAAAATAAGAGCTAAGTGGGTCATTAGCAAATCAGAAATTAAAAATGCAGATAGTGCGAAAGATACTTCAGCTAATAGTTCGGTTAAAGACAGTAGCACAAGCACAGGTACAAAAGAGACAGATTCAAGTAAAAAGGAAAGCGATTCAGATCAAGCTGATGTAGGCGTGACTTATCCGGCTTATATGTATAACGAATTAGTGGACGAATATAATTCGCTTACGGATGGCGAGAAGATGAATCATGTGTCTAAAGATGTGTTAGAAATTGAATACGATCAATTAGAAGCACGTGTAGAAGCATTGTATGAAAAACAAAATGCGAAAGAACAAGCGGAATATGATAAAGCAATGCAAGATTATGAAGACCAATTAGATAAAGAAGAACAAGCTCAACAAGAAGACCAACAAGATGATACACAATCAGAAGAAGCAACTTCACAAGATGATAGTAATTCGAATGGTCCTGGATCAGATGATCCATCAGAAGCAAAGAGTACGAATGAAACAAACACTGACGATAGTGCTAGCGACGAAGATGACGCAGCTTAGAAAAGGAGACAACAATGGAAAATGTACAAATGAACAGCCCTAAACCTACGAGTATAATAATCGAAATGGTTCTTGGAATAATCGGCAGTGTTTTTGGCATTATTGGAGGATTAATAACATTAATACTCACTGATTATGATAGAAGATATGGCACTGAACTAACTGGTTTAATGACTATAGTTGCAACAAGTTCAATTGTTTTGTGTGCGATTACATTAGCACTCAGTTGTATTATTAATAAGAACAGAATTTTGGTCGGAATTTCGTTAATTATTGCATCGATTATTCATATATATTTATTAGGGTTCTTTGGTTATTTATCAGGTATTCTAATTATTGTGGCAGGTATCATTGCACTAGTTCGGAAATAAATGAGTTGTCATAAATGATAGCATAAACAGTATTAATACAAATCCGTTCAAAATTAGGGATTGAACGTACAAGACGCAAGTCGTGTATCTAAAGTGGAAGTGAAGCAAGGAATTCATTTTATAAAAATTTGAATTCTATTAGTTTCACTTCTCTTTTTTTATGGTTATGATTAACATTAAGTAATTAATAGGAGATGGGGTGTTTAACTTGGAAACGGTGTATATTGCAGGTGGATGTTTATGGGGTGTGCAAGCATTCATTAAAACATTACCAGGGGTCATCCAAACTGAAGCGGGACGTGCAAATGGTACTTCTGCGCATCGGAGTGATAACTATGATGGTTATGCAGAATGTGTAAAAACGACATTCGATCCAACGCAACTAACAATAACTGACTTAATGAACCACCTTTTCGAGATTATAGATCCATATAGTATTAATAAGCAGGGCGTAGATGAAGGACCTAAATATCGTACAGGAATTTATAGCACAGATTCAAGACATCTAGAAGAAGCACAGTATTTTATTAATCAGCGCCCTGATAAAGAACGAATTGCTATTGAGGTATTGCCTTTAAATAACTATGTTCCAAGCGCTGATGAACACCAAGACCGACTTGATAAATATCCAGAAGATATTGCATACTGCCATATTTCCCCTGAAATGTTGGAAAGACATCTTTAGTTAAAAGGTGTCGCTGTAGTTGGCCCTATCATGTATAGGTTGGTTCAATTCATTTTCATCAAAAATATATGCATAACAAGATAAATATAGGCAATACAATACTATAGCCAATTACGAAATAATAGTCACTTAAATATAAAGAGAAAGAAGCGATAGATATGACAATTTTACTTACAGGAGCGACAGGTCATCTTGGTTCACATATAACTGAACATGCGATTAAAACACAGTTGCCTGATTTTAATATTGGTATTCGCAATCCTGATAAAGTACCATCACATTGGAAAGAAAAAGTAGGCATTAGAGATTTAGATTATTTTAATAAAGAAAGTATGGTTCATGCATTCAAAGATGTTGATACAGTTATCTTTATTCCAAGTATCATACATCCGTCATTTAAACGACTTCCTGAAGTTGAGAATTTAGTGAGTGCAGCACATGAAGCAAATGTCTCACATATTATGTTTATTGGATACTATGCCGATCAACATAACAATCCATTCCATATGAGTCCATACTTTGGTTATGCGGAGCGTTTACTCGCCTCTAGCGGTATTAAATACACTTATGTCAGAATGGCGATGTACATGGATCCATTGAAACCGTATTTACCAGAACTTGCGGACATGCAGAAATTAATTTATCCAGCAGGTGATGGTCGTGTTAATTATATTTCTAGAGATGATATTGCGAGAGGAATCGTAGCATTATTACAACAACCTGAGAAATTTGGGCAAAGATATTTACTTTCTGGCTATAGCTATTCTATGACAGAGTTGGCAGCAATATTGTCTGAAGCAGCAGGTACGAAGATTCAATATGATCCTGTTTCTTTGGAAGAATTCTCAGAAATGTACGATGAACCGAAAGGATTTGGTGCATTGCTGGCGTCAATGTACGAAGCGGGTGCCCGAGGTTTACTTGATCAACATTCAGATGACTTTGAACAACTTGTCCATGATAAACCACAAACCTTCCCGGAATTCTTGAAAAGTGATAAATAAAGAAAGCAGGACGTGTGATAGCATTAATCACACGTCCTGCTTTCATATTATAGTTAAATCATATTATTTGTTATCGCAATCGAAAGTATCAGCGAAACTTAAAGCAGCTAAGCCTAATAAGTCTAAAGCGTGTTGAGCGCCTTCTTTACCATGGCCAGCTTCAAAGTGTTTATAAGTAGCAACACCTAATACGCCGAAAGTACAAATTGAACCTAAACGTGATAAGTTTTTGTTTAAGAAACTAGCAGCGAAGAAAGCGGCAGCAGCACCTTCGACAGCACCAGCTAATTTAACTGAACTTTCAGGTAAACCAAATACATTTTGGAATGTATCGATCATACCTTGATCACCTTTTAATTTTGGTTTAGCAGAGCTATATAATTCTTTAGCAAGTTTTAAATTTGCAGCATAACGTAAAATCATAATTTGAATTTCTCCTTTTTATTTGTTTTCAAAGTATTTATCAACAATAGGTTTAACGCGTTCTCCAAATAGTCGGATTGATTTCATTACATACTCATGTGGCATAGAACCTACAGGTGTATGAATCATAAAACGATTAAGACCTAGGGTTTCAACAGTATCAATAATTTTTTGGGCAACCGTTTCAGGACTACCCAAATAGATTGCACCTTGACTTCCGATTTCTCGTTCTAACATATTTTCATCGAAGCTAGGCCAACCACGTTCGCGACCTAGTACATCATGATGTGCTTTCAAAGAAGGGAAGAATTCTTTCTTTGCTTCCTCATCTGTCTCTGCTACATAACCCCATGAATGAACGGATACAGATAATTCATCTGGGTTGTGTCCATAAGATGCAGCAACAGATTTATAAATCTCAATATTGCGTGTAAATCGTCTAGGATTACCACCAATAATAGCATAGGTGATAGGTAATCCAAAGGCACCAGCTCTGAGTGATGATTCAGGAGTGCCACCCGTTGCGATGGAAATAGGTAATTTACCATGTTCCACACGAGGGTAAATAACAGTTGGGTCAAAGCTAGATCGCAATTTACCATTCCAACTCACTACGTCATGTTCATTGATCTTTAAGAGTAATTGTAATTTCTCATTAAACAAGTCTTCGTAGTCATTTAAATTATAACCGAATAATGGGAATGATTCGATGAAAGACCCTCGACCTATCATAATTTCTGCACGACCATTAGATACAGCATCTAATGTTGAGAATCTTTGATAAACACGTACTGGGTCATCAGATGATAAAACAGTTACTGCAGAAGACAATTTGATATGATTTGTACGTCCTGCAGCGGCAGCCAATACAGTGACTGGATCTGATACGGCATAATCATTACGATGATGTTCACCTAAACCATATATATCTAAGCCTAATTGATCTGCAAGTTCTATTTCTTCAACGATATCACGAATTCTTTGAGCATTTGAAACTGCTTCATGCTTACCATCAGGCATATAAATATCGCCATTGTCCGCAAATGAAGTCAATCCTAATTCTATTTTCAACACGCCACCTCCTATTGGTATAAAATTTATACTAGAAATTGTAGTCCTTATTTTGACAATAGTCAATAGAAATGTTTCGAATTAGAGATTTTATTTTTTGAAAAGATTAAACGAATTATTTCACTGCTATGATGAAACATGTTGAGTCTATCATTTTTCAATTATTAAGACTGCGGGCAGTTTTAAATTATAGATATGGTTAAGTGAGCTAATGTATGAACTTTAAAAGTATTTCGTCAATTTTGAGTAGTCTTTTGTAAAAGTGGTTAAAGTGGCATAATAGATATGTTGTATAAAACATCGAGAAGGGAGAATCATAATGTCCATACAAAAGCCAATGAATTATAATAAAATAACCACAATTTTTTTCATTGCTGGAATCATTGTTATGAGCAGTTTATATACTGCAATCCCATTAACTGCTGAATTCGCCAAAGACTTTAAAATTCCACAATCGGTTGCAACGCTAAATGGTGTTGCATTCTCCATTACTTATTCGGTAAGTTGTCTATTCTATGGTACAATTTCGGAAAAATTTGGACGCATACGTACAATTCTATTTGGTATTAGCGGACTCGTTGTCATTTGCTTGGTCATAGGATTAGTACACTCGTTCACTTTACTCGTTATTTTACGAGCGATACAAGGCATTTTTGCGGCTGCCTTTTCACCTATATCGATTACATATGTGACTGAAACATATTCTCCAGTTAAACGTATGACTGCGATTAGCTTTATTAGTACAAGTTTCATGTTATCAGGAATTATTGGACAGAACCTAAGTGAAATCATAGTTGGATTTTCTAATTGGCATGTCGTTTATTTTACGTTGACGGTACTATACATTGTATTAGCTTTAGTAATTCTTCAAAATATTCCTGAAAGCCCAGTGAAAAATCCACAAATTAAATTACTCAAATTCTTAAATAACTTTAGTGATTTTAAAACAAATAAAACTGTATTACTCTGTTATGGCGTGTCTTTAACGTTATTAACAATGTTTATTAGTATGTATACGGTATTTAATAACTATGTAACTTCGGACACGATAGGAGGAAATGATACAACTGCAATTAATGCTAAATTGTTTGGTGTTATTGGCATGCTCTTATCTTTGATTGCGGGACGTATGAGTGATCGTATTGGTGTTAAAAATGTTATTTTAGGTGCACTTATCGTAAGTACACTATCACTGATCTTGATGTCAGTAACGACGAATATCATCTTTCTAACTATTTGGAGTGTAACCTTTGTGAGTGGTATAGCGTTCGCGATTCCATCAACGATTTCTAAAGTAGGACTGATTGTTAATAGCAATCAAGGTTTCTTCTTATCTGTGAATACGTTTATCTTATTTTTAGGTACAGCAATTGCACCAGTATTAAGTATCGTGTTAAAAACAATGCCAAGCTTTTTGATGCAATTTAATATTATAGCAAGTATAGGCATCATTGCGATTGTTATTGCCTTATTTTTACCACGTAGAAAACACGAAGTAAGATAACGAACGCATCTATTATTAGTCTGCTTTGCAAAGTTATCGTAGCTGCCTGAACTAACAAGCCGCTTATATCAATCTTTTCTAAATTTTAGTTATCCTTGCGGAAAGGAATCTAACATATAAAATCTCAAAAAAGCTTTTACAAGCTATGCAAGACAGAGTGGAATAATGAATTCTGAATGAATTCTATTCCACTCTTTTTTGTTTAATCAGATTATTAGTAAACAACTATCAACCGTACTATAATGGATAACAATTCAAAAAGAGATAAAGGAGAAGTGCCTATGAAAACGGATATGCGCGCAATGGTTGTACATCAATATGGTGATTACCCAGTACAAGAAACACGTATGCCTTTACCAAACATGAATCCTAACGAGGTTCGTGTTCAAATTAAAGCGGCAAGCGTTAATCCAATTGATTTTAAAATTAGAGATGGCGGACTTAAAATACTGTTGAAATATGAATTTCCATTAATTCTAGGAAACGATTTCTCAGGTATTATCACAGAAGTGGGTGCTAATGTTACAGCGTATCAGGTCGGTGATAAAGTCTATGGTCGACCACGTAAAACTAAAATTGGTACTTTTGCAGACTATATTTCAATTGATGCGTCAGAAATAGCACCGATGCCTAAAAACTTATCTTTTGAAGAAGCAGCCAGTATTCCATTAGTCGGTTTAACATCATACCAAGCCCTTAATGAAGTCATGCAATTACAGCGTGGTGATAAAGTATTTATTCAAGCGGGATCAGGTGGTGTCGGCTCATTTGCGATTCAATTAGCAAAAGCTATGGGACTATATGTTGCTACTACAGGAAGTCATCGTGGTAAAGCACTTATCGAGTCACTCGGTGCAGATCAATTTATTAATTATAAAGAACAAGACTTCGCACAAGAACTTAATGATTATGATGGTGTCTTCGATACATTAGGTGGAGATAACTTAGAAAAATCATTCGAAATCTTGAAAACAGGTGGCACAATTGCATCAGTGTCTGGTGTTCCAACAGATAAAAATGCTAGAGATTTAAATCTAAATATTGGTAAAGAAGCATTATTACGCGTTGCTTCTTATAAATTAAGACGACGTGCCCAACAGTTTAACGTCAATTATGACTTTTTATTTATGCATCCAAGTGGCACTCAATTAAAAGAAATTAGTCAATTAATCGAAGAAGGCAAAATCAAACCAATTATTGATAAAGTGTTTGATTTTAAAGATACTCAGGCTGCGTTAGATTATTCAACGAGTGGTCGTGCTAAAGGTAAGATTATTATTGAAATGAATAATTAAGAAGGGTAGGTGTTAAATTTATGAAAAATATTATGATAGTGAACACAAGTGCAGATTATTTTGGTGATAATAATAAACCAACTGGGCTATGGTTAGGAGAACTTGTCCACTTTTACAATCAATTCAAAAATGAGGATGTAAATATTGATATTTATAACATGACTGGTGGGAATACACCAATAGATCCAGTTAGTTTATCTCCATTTATGTTAGACAAAGTAACAAAAGCATATTATAAAGATAATGACTTTATGAATCAATTGCGCTATGCACAACCAATATCTGAAGCCCTTGTAGAAGACTATGACGTCATATACTTCACAGGCGGGCATGGTGTGATGTTTGATTTCCCGGAAAATAGTGCCGTACAAAACGCTATCGAAACGATATACAATAAAGGTGGCATCGTTTCAGCAGTGTGTCATGGTATTGCAGCACTACTCAACGCCAAGAATAGCAGTGGAGAATATTTAATTAAAGATAAAGACATCACAGGCTTTTCTAACGTAGAAGAAGTATTAGCCAACCGTGACACATTAGTACCGTTTCATTTACAGAATGAAATAAAAAAACGTGGTGCTCATTATTCATTCCGACGACTACCATTTACGCCATATGTACAAGTTGATGGTCGATTAATTACAGGGCAAAATCCACAGTCACCTAAATTAGTTGCCGAAGAAGTAAAAAAACAATTAAATTTAATAGATTAGGTTATAACATAGTAAGAGGTGATTTTAGTGGATAGATCATTGATGATTTCAAATGCACTAAATCTTGTTTTAATGATAGTGCTTATT from Staphylococcus taiwanensis includes the following:
- the gtfA gene encoding accessory Sec system glycosyltransferase GtfA is translated as MTVYNINFGIGWASSGVEYAQAYRAKLLREVNQPAKFIFLDFISAENIQTLTENIGFKDNEVIWLYQYFSDIPIAPTTYTIDDLINDLGNPVTTRNQTGKVVRLHIGNARSYVSCYLKDGDRDIVDRAEFVVNDMLIRKDYYSYVRTFSEYYAPSENRAKLYMRQFYNEDGSIVYKEYIDGDSSVYVFDDARLYSKQEFVAYFLKKLHLTAQDIVIIDRSTKFGQTILENKGQSKVGSVVHAEHFSENATNEQYILWNNYYEYIFSQAPYIDFYITATDLQNQVLSEQFQTYTKHQPRVRTIPVGSLHQLSYPSSERKPYSMLTASRLASEKHVDWIVKAVIKAKKEVPQLTFDIYGHGNERAKIEQIITEHHAQDYIQLKGHVKLDDIYANYDLFMSASTSEGFGLTLMEAIGSGLGMIGFDVNYGNPTFINHGDNGYLIPIDKDNQDVEVITDHMADKIVQYFNNGPKFPHEASYKIAEPFKTEHITQKWQNLIDEVLYD
- the gtfB gene encoding accessory Sec system glycosylation chaperone GtfB encodes the protein MINLFEKYDEASQKLQRSLQLAGNQHKTIVMDDDGFLPDDFISPYQFFANYQRTAHDKPAFFNDVQIPPLWEIEGNHNQAEIMDNGKIRGRIFYREHFKSRIVSFVEWFDTTGHLRSVDHYNKDGFKFAETIYDLNNKAILKTYVDRQGKEVLYENFVTKDLVLDWQGASYFFASKHDFIGFFLEQLDVDASNVIINSLATPFFVIYDSSSVRNVVLFWQERSNGNVPGNMKLLLDNEALNAKVMIPDSSEFEAISSNIGPQYRSRICQSGYLYDYQKDNKFTKRILNLTNSDDIPHLETMIQQCNDYEFHIGAITEMSAKLTDLGKYENVKLYPTITQDKTDKLFELCDIYLDINNGGEIVNAVERAMLNNQLILGYNETAHRRSFIAEKNMTQQNEPQQLIDILSEIARDNEAFKQRVEAQQDKNNSIDQHTFKKAISNAME
- a CDS encoding HAMP domain-containing histidine kinase, with product MGLLKKYYMFMGLGLLSIPLVFLSINSLILLSILFIEKCFNHPLDINFKSSGLTIIFYIIFFLTLFTLVIIASRYVYKIVERLRLLNNKLLEIANSDNLPNKLDIPSNKNDEIDMVGQSINVLIDRLRYREIEIIENKNNEQNYINQLSHDINTPLTALNLELYQLGIQYQINDKDIELSYEKINYISNLIKALPKKDDISKFYTFNHQVNIQECINKTLDKWHYLLHSKHIISVLNVEHDNIYWIGDQLWYERLFDNIISNVYKHSKSSRITISLNEECITIQDNGIGFNNKSTQSKGLTIIKNICDRFSLSLNIESDSNGTLISIKKTSK
- a CDS encoding response regulator transcription factor; amino-acid sequence: MNGYHILLVEDDDTIAKNLKQILELNGAQVSLDYTGDNVFNVLDNIHLIIMDIMLPNNDGLSITDEIRRISSVPIIYLSARVDIDSKVKGLENGNDYLTKPFNPRELISRINNLLIIYYSDKDIQFHDFIINAKDRNIKTKDGELLSLTKTERRLFFYMYENKDLILTKAQIIDYVWNFESASENTLNAYIKKLRTKLLDSGTIIETIYGIGYRLNGG
- a CDS encoding RNA-binding protein, which encodes MKRLFFISIIFLVFLGGCSFSGNKDKAEGEESNSKAKATDKMKKFKIGQVVDADGVDIKVVKAEFINNYDEYSAPTNGKALRVYIKFRNNNDDQVLMDNTDFSMKVNNENYEEWYGSEDMHEGFSHQLNHNNTASGYITYDVPDSDQYTLELDTVPNFNKIRAKWVISKSEIKNADSAKDTSANSSVKDSSTSTGTKETDSSKKESDSDQADVGVTYPAYMYNELVDEYNSLTDGEKMNHVSKDVLEIEYDQLEARVEALYEKQNAKEQAEYDKAMQDYEDQLDKEEQAQQEDQQDDTQSEEATSQDDSNSNGPGSDDPSEAKSTNETNTDDSASDEDDAA
- a CDS encoding peptide-methionine (S)-S-oxide reductase gives rise to the protein METVYIAGGCLWGVQAFIKTLPGVIQTEAGRANGTSAHRSDNYDGYAECVKTTFDPTQLTITDLMNHLFEIIDPYSINKQGVDEGPKYRTGIYSTDSRHLEEAQYFINQRPDKERIAIEVLPLNNYVPSADEHQDRLDKYPEDIAYCHISPEMLERHL